The proteins below are encoded in one region of Manis javanica isolate MJ-LG chromosome 8, MJ_LKY, whole genome shotgun sequence:
- the GSKIP gene encoding GSK3B-interacting protein isoform X1, translated as MRMETDCNPMELSSVSGFEEDAELNGFEGTDVKDMRLEAEAVVNDVLFAVNSMFVSKSLRCADDVAYINVETRERNRYCLELTEAGLRVVGYAFDQVGDHLQTPYHETVYSLLDTLSPAYREAFGNALLQRLEALKRDGQS; from the exons ATGAG AATGGAAACAGACTGTAATCCCATGGAACTAAGCAGCGTGTCAGGATTTGAAGAAGATGCCGAGCTCAATGGTTTTGAAGGAACTGACGTGAAAGACATGAGGCTGGAAGCTGAAGCAGTTGTCAATGATGTTCTCTTTGCTGTTAACAGCATGTTTGTCTCCAAGAGTCTGCGCTGCGCAGACGACGTGGCCTACATCAATGTGGAAACAAGAGAGAGGAACAGATACTGCCTGGAGCTCACTGAAGCAGGGCTAAGG GTGGTAGGCTATGCTTTTGACCAAGTGGGTGATCATTTACAGACTCCCTACCATGAAACAGTCTACTCCTTGTTGGATACACTCAGCCCTGCCTACCGGGAAGCATTTGGAAATGCACTCCTTCAGAGACTGGAAGCTTTGAAAAGGGATGGACAGTCATGA
- the GSKIP gene encoding GSK3B-interacting protein isoform X2, whose amino-acid sequence METDCNPMELSSVSGFEEDAELNGFEGTDVKDMRLEAEAVVNDVLFAVNSMFVSKSLRCADDVAYINVETRERNRYCLELTEAGLRVVGYAFDQVGDHLQTPYHETVYSLLDTLSPAYREAFGNALLQRLEALKRDGQS is encoded by the exons ATGGAAACAGACTGTAATCCCATGGAACTAAGCAGCGTGTCAGGATTTGAAGAAGATGCCGAGCTCAATGGTTTTGAAGGAACTGACGTGAAAGACATGAGGCTGGAAGCTGAAGCAGTTGTCAATGATGTTCTCTTTGCTGTTAACAGCATGTTTGTCTCCAAGAGTCTGCGCTGCGCAGACGACGTGGCCTACATCAATGTGGAAACAAGAGAGAGGAACAGATACTGCCTGGAGCTCACTGAAGCAGGGCTAAGG GTGGTAGGCTATGCTTTTGACCAAGTGGGTGATCATTTACAGACTCCCTACCATGAAACAGTCTACTCCTTGTTGGATACACTCAGCCCTGCCTACCGGGAAGCATTTGGAAATGCACTCCTTCAGAGACTGGAAGCTTTGAAAAGGGATGGACAGTCATGA